CCAGCAAACGCATATAGCGCTGGACTAGTTGGGCTTCTGAAACTTCTTCGTCTCGCCCTAGCAAGCGTACTCTGCCGATGTCTTGAAGGTACAAACGAACTAAGTCGGTAGTGCGACGGCTAGTGCCTTGCTGTAGGGTGGTAACGTCTGCCTCCTCCATATCCAGATCGACTAAATCGCTGGGTATATGTCCGGTATTAGAGTCTAGTTCAAAGCTAGAAGCATCTAGTGGACTGTCGTAGGTGGCATCGGTAGAAAAAAAGGTTGCTGGCATAGTAATTGCCTCAACTGCTCCAGGTGACAAACGGGCTCTCTTTAAAAGGCGGTGGCTTTTTGTGGCATTTCTCCAGACGACATAACGCTGACTGGAGTTGCCTAAGCACGCGATTACTGGTGATGCACTCTGTAATTGACGCTGACGACTGTCTTAGCTAAAAGATTCTCTACCGGGTATCGACAATGACTCGAATCGATAGATATGCTGGAATTAACTAGCTAAACGGTCGATGACAAAGTGGTCGGACTCGTGTCATTTGACAGCTAGTATAAAGAGAATGTCACTGACCCAAAAGTGACCTCTGTCAAAGGCTACGTTAATCTACATCACTGGGTAGATGCTTTCCCGATCACTGCTTGAATTACAGCAGTAGATTTACTTTGAATTTTTAGTAAATTCATCTTTTTGCGATCGCTCCTTCCCATGTCGATGCCGATCGATATATCGACAGGCGATCGAATTTTCCGGTAGGGTTATTCCGGTTTAATATCTCGCAGCATCAATGCTTCAACCGCAGCTTGGGGAGTGATTTCTCCCTTGAGCAAGCGATACACCTGATAAGAAATTGGTACGTAAATTTGCTGCTGTTCGGCTAAATGAACTAACACCTCAGTTGTGTTCACTCCTTCGGCAGTTCCTTCCAAAGCCGCCAAAATGTTTGGCAGTGCTTTGCCTTGGGCGAGTTGGTAACCGACTTGGTAGTTGCGACTGAGAGGGCTATTACAGGTAGCTAGTAAGTCTCCTAAACCTGATAAACCATAAAATGTGTCGGTATTTGCACCCCAATGGTTACCAATGCGGATGATTTCGGCTAAACCACGGGTTAAAAGGGCTGCTTTGGCATTAGTTCCCAATTGTAAACCATCACAAGCGCCAGCTGCGATCGCCATTACATTTTTCAATGTTCCGCCCAACTCTACGCCCAATGGGTCTGCATTAGTATATACCCGAAATTTACTGGAATTAAACAAAATTTGGGCAGTAATTGCGGCATCGGTGTTGGCACTAGCAACTACAGTAGCAGCTGGTAGTCCCGCCTGTATTTCTTTAGATAAATTTGGCCCTGCCAATACGACGACGGAGTGAGAGGGAAGCGCCGCTTGCCAAATTTGGGAAGGTGTACAAGTGGTAGAGGGGTCTAGTCCTTTGGTGGCGGTCACAAAAATCGTCTGAGGGGAAATAGACAAAGACTGCACTTGCTGCACCACTGGTCTGACACCTTTCATGGAAATAGCAGATATGACAATAGCTGCATCTGCTAAGACATCTTTTAGACTTTGACTACTTTGGCGCGACCACAAGCGTACATCATAACCGTTCGCCTTTGCTAATGTAGCTAAAGTCGAACCCCAAGCACCTGCTCCTAAAATAGCTATAGATTTTTTTTGATGATTAGTTTCCTCGTTACTTTCCATCAGCATTAGCTAAGAAAATGTCCCAATTCTAGATGATGAAATCTAAAATCTAAAATCGGTTGCGGGGATATCTTTCCATCAGCGCCCTCACTTGTTCTGCATGATAGGAGCTACGAGTCAAGGGAGAGGCAACAACTTGTAAAAATCCGATCGATTCCCCGAACTCTTGCCATGCGGCAAATTGTTCTGGAGTGACGAAGTTATCTACTTTTAAATGTTTTTGAGTTGGTTGTAGATATTGCCCTATGGTAAGGATATCGCAATCGACTTTTCGCAAATCTTGCATGACTTCTCGCACTTCTGCGTCAGTTTCTCCCAGTCCTACCATAATGCCGGATTTAGTATAAACCCAAGGTGCTAGTTGACGCGATCTCATCATCAACTCCAGCGTCCTTTGATACTCTCCTTGGGGACGTACCCGGCGATATAAACGGGGTACGGTTTCGGTATTGTGATTTAACACTTCTGGGGAAGCTTTCAGAATTTCTGCGAGTGCTTCCCAATTACCGCACAAGTCGGGAATCAGCACTTCTATAGTCGTACCTGGAGAAGCGGCGCGGACTTGTTCGATGCAGCCGACAAACTGAGACGCACCGCCATCTGGTAAATCATCTCGATTCACCGAAGTGATCACTACGTGATTTAATTTCAACCGCCGCACCGCTTCTGCTAATCTTTGCGGTTCCGTCGGGTCTAGGGCTTTTGGCTTTTTCTCAAAATCGATATCACAATAAGGACAGGCTCGCGTGCAGGCTGGCCCCATAATTAAAAATGTAGCGGTACCGTTGTGAAAGCATTCGCCGATGTTCGGACAGGATGCCTCTTCACAAACCGTATTTAGGGATAAATCCCGCAAAATTTCCTTAACGGTGCCAACGCGCTCCCACTGAGGCGCTTTTACTCGCAACCACTCTGGTTTTACTACCACGCCTGCCTCTTGCCTGCTGAACTTAGCGATCGATCTTTTACCAGGGAAGGTTGAGAAATGATTATTTCGATCCAAAACCCGCCCCTACAAGCCTTTATCATAGCAGCCATTCGATTTGCAGTTAGAAATTTTTGATTTTTCAGCTTGGTTAACTCTCAAACGTGATATTATTAAAAGGTTAGTGTCAATTTTCGGGATGTAGCGCAGCTTGGTAGCGCACCTCGTTCGGGACGAGGGGGTCGCAGGTTCAAATCCTGTCATCCCGATTTTTCATTATATTCTGCTTTTTGCAGATAGATTGTCTGACTACTTACCCAGCCAAGTCGGTGTTAGTTTCTAACAGTGAGAACTTGCGGCGGTGTAGAGTCGGGAGGATAAATAAAATCTAGTTGTACGTTTCTGCGACTATTTGCTGGTATCTGCAACTGCAATAAAGGTTCCAAAATTTCACCCATTGGTTGCCATAAATGTACATAACGAGTTACTAGTTTTCCACCATCATCTTGATAACGCAATCTCACGCTACCACGAAACCAAGGAAACCCAAAAGAAGGCTTTCTAAAAGTTAATCCGCCTCGACTTAACCGTTCTTCTTTTAATGGCGTTTCTAATGTAATTGCTACTTTTTGAATTTGGTTGGTCGGGTTATAAAGTGGCAAATTAATATTGTATTCTACTCCATAATTAGCATGAGATTCGTAAGCTGTATCGGGATATCGCACTAGCATTTTAGCTGATTGATTTTGGTCAGTTCCTAATCTTCCCCCTCGGACGGTACTAATTACATAAGAAACCGCTTCACCCGGTTGAGGAATGGTAAAATCTTTTGTACCTGGTCGATCGACTAATAAGGCTTGCCATCTAGAACCTTGCGATACACCAGCCACTCGACCGTAAATTAATTGACCGCCAATTTGGTTGGGAGGAGTAGGGATTTTATCGCGTGGTTGTGCGAGATTTCCCGCGTTTAAAAGTGCTTGCCATTCTGCTAAATTAGGAGCGCGATCGCTATCATCAGGATTTTGTTTGGCAAACATGGCTAAACTTGCAGCATAAACTTTTCCGTTACTACGAAGTCGCATTAAAACAGACCGTCCATTTTGTTTTTTTTCATAATCCCGCACTGACATAGGAAGATTCATCAACATCCGACTTTGACCGGGTGGAATAATTAGTTTAGCGGGAAAATCGGCTTGTCTTTTACCTTGGAGAACGTCGTGTACGGCCCGATCGCCCGGGCCAGCATAAACAGTATTATCGGGATTTTCTACATAATTTGGTAATTTAATATAAGGAGAATCTTGAGTTAAATAACTGGCTGCTTGCAACACATCAACTGTGACCGGACGCGAACCAGGATTATATAGAAGAAAGCCTAAATAAAAGGTTTTTAATTCGGGAGGATTGATGGTTTGATGATGAATGAATACATCAAATCTTCCCTGAAACGGAAAGTTTAAATGGGCTGTTGGTGCTGATTTCCCTGTGGGAGGAAAAGTAGAAAGCAAAATACCGTCATTTTTTAGCCACTCCGGACTATTGCTGTTAAACATAGGTATGTTATCCAACTGACCGGGTAAAGCTTTTACAGGTTGGCGTTGTACTATAATTTCTGATGTAGGTTGCGCTGGCGGAGTGGTTTCTTGGGCAATTGCTGAAGGTGCAGGAGATTTAGAGATTTTGTGGGAGAATAACCAGTAACCTAGTCCGCTAAAAAATGTGAAAATTGCTATGTAAAGAATTAAAGAAATATTGCTTGTTTTTTTAGCCATATTTTAGATGTTAGTTAAATGTTTGTAGTAAGGACTTTAGTCCTTGCAGCGCTTTTCAAGTAAGTGAGGCATATAGAAACCCGGTTTCTTGAAGAAACCGGGTTTCTGGAATCTACCCGATCCGATTATCTTATACTTCATTCACAAAGTTAAATATTCCAGATTGGAGAAATATTAAAAATAATGGCGATCGCACTTTATAATAAAATGCGATCGCATCCTTTTAACCTGCTATTTCTTCTTCTCCGGTAAATTACGCGGTGGTATATCTCGACCTTGGTAAAACTGCTTTTCCAAGTTGCCCAATTTTAGCCAAGCCGCACCGCCAACTAAAGTTAATCCAGTCAATAAAGCCACAGGGAAAACGGCTGTTTGACCGAGAAGAAGTGCCATCAACGGCATAATTGCCCAGAGTGCAACGGCAGCAATACCTAATCCCATCCTCAGCTTTTGGATGTTGGCTAAAGCTGTTCGACAACTAGCACAATGTATGGTATGGGAGTAATAGCGATCGAGTAACTTTTCCTTTGTCAGCGCTGGAGACAAAGTTGCTTCTGGGAAAGGTTCTGCTTTATATTGGTTTACCCATTGACGCAGTTGAGACACAAAACTATCTGCCTTGGTGGGCAGATAAAACGCTTTAGCAAAGTTAGCGCTACCACCCAGTTCTTCTAAATAACGTTCTTGATGGTGCAAGAAAATTTGGTCGTCTTCTAACACGCCATTTTGCCCGATATGAGAATACCAACGGGGTGTTAATTTGATGAAAAATCCAGGTAATTTTGCAGAAAATTGGAAAGGAAAACGAGCAAAAATTCGGCATTCTCCTTTGCGAATAGGAGTAGCATAAACTACGGTTAAAGTTCTGCCAAATTGCTTTGATGTTAAATCGTGCCACATCAAAGAAGGTGCAATAAAGGTAGTATTTTGCTTTCCTAAAGTTCCTTTTCTAGGCCCTTCTTCCCACACACCTTTAAATCCTTGTTTGCCAGATTCAACTACTTCTAATTCAACTGGGCCAGCATTTGACCGATTTCCGACTGAACGGTGATGAGTGTATGGTAAATGGCTGGAATCCAGCACGTTTTCCATTAAAGTAAGAGCGTCATAAGGCAAATCTCTAAAAGTATTGATGCAAATCCACTTTTCTTTTGATTCTTCTAGGGCATCTACGATCGGAATTTTCGTTTTTTCGGCGTTTTCTGCTTTACCGGGATAAACGAATAAAAGTCCTTGACGAGTAGTTGTGGGGAGGGAGGCTACACAGGCTCTTTTCGAGCTTTCTGGGGTTTGTCCCTCAGCTTTTTGAGGAATGCGATCGCAATTTCCATCTCCAGAAAAAGCCCAACCGTGATAAGGACACTCCAACAGTCCATCTTCGGCTATTCTCCCCTCGGAAAGCGGTGCGAGGCGGTGGGGGCATTTGTCATCAAACGCCCGCCAGCAATCGGCATTTTTATCCCACCAAATCACCAAATCTCTGCCTAACAAGGTGAAACGGGTGAGTTTCGATTTGTCCAAATCATCTACGTAATGGACGGGATACCATGCTTCTTTCCAATCAAAACGAGTGCGATCGCTACCGCCAGCAGGCATTTCATTAGGGGAGGCGCTACTAGCCAAAAAATCCCGATTTTCCGTAATTTCGGCTGTATTCAACGATTCGCTCTCAATAACTGTCCCGGTGATGTCCATACCTTTCTAGCTTTCTGACTTCTCTGCTTAAATCTTAACTTTGATTACAAAAATCTTTATTCCTTCTCTATTGTGATATATAGCGGCTGGTAGTTAGATACTTCAGAAACCCGGTTTCTTGAAGAAATCGGGTTTCTAACGATCTGCGATCGATATTTGATGAAAATTCAAAAGTTTCTTGATGACTGAGTAGGATTTGCGATATGCCTACGGCACGCTACGCGAACGCGCACCATTCCGGCGGAATTTCTGACGGAATTATCCAATAATAAATAATTGCTTCTTCTGGTACTTGAATTTCAATTTTTTTCTCTGGTTGCCAATCTCCCATATAAAAATCATGGGATATGATGCGAGTACCGGGCTTGAGTTGTTTAAATAGTTGTGGTCTAAGTCGAAGATTCAAATGAGGTAAAAGATATAAAAATACGACATTAGCCTCGCTAAAATCACAGTCAAATAAATCTTGTTGGCGAATTTCTACTAAATTGCTAACACCAGCTTTCAAAATATTTTCATTTGCTTCTCGGATACGTTCGGGATCGATATCGATGCCAACACCTCTAGCACCGTAATTTTGTGCCGCTATAATTAAAACTCGTCCATCTCCACTACCGAGATCGTAAACAATATCATCAGAAGTGACTTTTGCAAAATCTAGCATAGCTTCCACCAATTCGCGATCGGTGGGAATGTAACCAATATCCGGTTTACCTTGGCGCATTGTTTAATTTTTCTCTACTTTAACGAAATAGGCACAATAGTTAGGACTTACTATATTAAGACTTTCTCAAGAAACATCACCGCCAGAAAACTCCTTATTTATCCTATAAGACGTAACGCTCCTCGCCTTGTACTGAAAAAGGACTGAATGATGGAGTTTTTATCGGATACCGTAGTTCTTTCACGCATACAGTTCGCCGTAACTGCAATTTTCCATATGCTTTGGCCTGTTTTAACCACAGGTATGGCAATTTATCTGGTAATTGTGGAAGGATTATGGCTAAAAACCCGCAATCCCGATTACTATTACCATGCTCGTTTTTGGTCAAAACTATACATCCTCAACTTTGGTATTGGAGTGTCAACAGGCATTCCGATGGGATTTCAGTTTGGCACGAATTGGGCACCATTTTCCGAAGCTGTCGGTAACTTTTTCGGCAGCATAATTGGCTTTGAAGCATCTTGGGCTTTCATGTTAGAAGCCGCTTTCTTAGGCATTATGGTGTTTGGTTGGGAGCGCGTCAATCCGGCAATTCACTATATGTCTACAATTCTGGTTGCCTTTGGCGCAAATTTATCCACATTTTGGATATTAACAGCTAACTCCTGGATGCAAACTCCGGCAGGAGGGGAAATGATCGATGGCAAATTTGTCGTTTATGACTACTTTAAAGCCATTTTAAATCCCTTCATGGCAGTTAGCATTTCCCATATGTTCTTGGCAACATTAGAAACTTCTTTGTTCGTAATTGGTGGAATTACTGCTTGGTATATTCTCAACAAGCGCCATGAAGCTTTTTTCTCCATCGCTTTCCGAATTGTTTTGATCGCTGCCATTGCCATTGCCCCATTACAAATTTATGTTGGCCATTTAAGCGCAGAACAAGTTTATCACCGTCAGCCTGCTAAATTGGCAGCAATGGAAGCTCAATGGAATACAATCCCAGCCGGACAATCTGCCAACTGGAGTATCGTAGCATTGCCCAATGAAAAAGCCCAGAAAAACGATTTGGAAATCGTCATTCCCAATGGTTTGGGATATATTCTCGAACTGAAAAAAAATCTCTCTGCACCAGTACTGGGATTGAAGGAATGGAAATATGAGGATCGACCTCATCTGGTAGGTTTGATTTATTATTCCTTCCGCGTCATGGTTGCGATCGGCTTTTTCTTAGCCGGATTAATGCTAATAACTACCTTACAATGGATACGCGGCAAACTATCAGCAGAAAATATCACCCAGCAACGTTGGTTGATGCGTGCTTGGATATTTGCCGCTCCTTTAGGATACATTGCAGTCGAGTCAGGTTGGATCGTGCGTTGTGTGGGAAGACAACCTTGGACGGTGTACGGATTAGTTCGCACCGCTGATTCTGCCTCTCATTTACCTGCTAGCAATGTTTTAACTTCTTTAACTGGTTTTGTAGTAGTTTATTCCCTGTTATTTTTTACTACTTTGTACTTTGGTAGCCGCATTATTCGCAGAGGGCCGAGATTTGATTTACCCATCCCAGGAAGCGTGCAAACTGAACCAGTACTAGATACTACTCCAGGAAAATTTATTCCTGACGAACGTCCCGCAGAAGCACAACAATAGGAGATAAAATGCAAACGCTGACTTATTTCCTACCCCAAGTTTGGTTCGGCATTTTAGCTTTATTTCTCTTTCTCTACGTCATGCTAGATGGCTTTGATTTGGGAGTGGGAATTTTATCTTTAACCTCTTCTACTGAAGAACGCCGCAGCATTTTAATGACCAGTTTGAGTAATATTTGGGATGCCAACGAAACTTGGTTAATCTTGATGGGTGGCGGACTGTTTGGCGCTTTTCCCCTTGCTTACGGCACGATTCTCAACGCTCTTTATATTCCCATTTTTTTGATGATATTTGGGTTTATTTTTCGTGGGGTGGCGTTTGAGTTTCGGGAACAAGCTAAGCGCAAATTATTTTGGAATTTAGCCTTTGGGGGAGGCAGTTTTTTAGCTGCACTCGGTCAAGGTTTCGCTTTAGGTGGAGTGTTGGCAGGCATCAAAGTTGACGACGCCGGTCATTTTATCGGTACTACCTGGGATTGGTTGAATTTTCCCTCAATCGTAGTAGCTTTAACTTTAATTCAAGGCTACGTTTTGATTGGTTCAACCTATCTGATTTGGAAAACTTCTGGTGAATTGCAAGCTACTCACTATAAAACTGCCAAACTAGCAGCAGTGACCACTTTAATTGGTGCAATTTTAATTACGATTTCCACACCTGTTTTTTATCAATATGCCAGAAATCGTTTGTTTCATCAGCCGCAAGTTTATATCTTTGCTTTGATTCCGTTATTGGGAATTTTGTTAATTTGGTTGTTGCTGCGAAGCTTGGATCGAAAGCAAGAAAGAGCGCCTTTTGTCTGGACGATTTTGATTTTCTTACTTACCTTCATTGGATTAGCGCTGGTGGTTTTCCCGTTCATTATTCCCACCCAAATTACCATTTATGAAGCTGCTGCCGATCCGAGTGCCTTAGTGTTTATGCTCATCTTTATCGGTGGTTTAATTCCGGTGATGTTGTTCTACAACATTTATCAATATGCAGTTTTTCGAGGTAAGGTAACTGGTGGTAAATATGGAGAATAAATCTAGGGTTGGCTGCTTTTAGCAAAGAAACCCGGTTTCTTGAAGAAACCGGGTTTCTTTTGATAATTATTTATCTAATGGGAATTTCAATTAAAAATTCCGTACCTTGACCGGGTTGAGAAACGCATTTTAAAGAACCCTGATGTTTTTCTACTACTATTTGGTAACTGATAGATAATCCTAAACCAGTTCCCTTACCAACGGGTTTAGTAGTAAAAAATGGATTAAAAATTTGTGCCTGTATTGCTTCTGACATCCCAGAACCATTATCTGCTATTCGGATGAAAACCGAGTCAGGAGAATGGGAAGATTTAGAATTATTTTTGACTTCGGTGCGAATCGTGATTTGGCTAGATGCTCTTTTAATTCCTCCTAAAAACTCTTTACTAGCTTGTTGCTCTAACGCATCAATGGCATTACTTAATATATTCATAAAAACTTGATTAAGCTGCCCCGCATAGCATTCGACTAAAGGCAAATTGCTATACTCTCTCACTACTTCAATTGGCGGACAGTTTGGGTTTTCTTTGAGACGATTTTGCAAAATTAATAAAGTACTATCTATGCCTTCATGAATGTTAACAGCCTTTCTTTCTGCTTCATCAAGACGGGAAAAATTACGTAAGGATAAAACTAGTTGGCGAATGCGATCGGCTCCTCCTTTCATGGAAGAAAGCATTCTAGGTAAATCATCAAGTAAAAACTCTAATTCAATATCGTTTCTTCTTTGTTGAATCCGAGCAGTAGCATTAGGAAAATCTTCTTCATAAAGTTGGAGTAATTCTAGTAAGTTCTGAGTATATTCGCTGACATGAGTCAGATTACCGTAAATAAAGTTAATTGGGTTATTAATTTCGTGAGCCATACCAGCTACTAACTGCCCCAAACTGGACATTTTTTCGGTTTGAATTAGTTGAGCTTGGGTTCGTTTTAAAGCGTCTAATGCTAATTCCAATTGTTCGGCTTTTTGATTGGCTGTGGTAGCAGCAGTGCAGCTTTCTTCATAAAGCTCTGCTTGATGAATTGCGATCGCAGCTTGATCGGCTAATTGTTGTAATAAATCGAGTTCGTAAGATTGCCAATTTCTGGTTTCATAGCATTGATGGGCAATTAATAATCCCCACAAATAGTTGCTTCTCCTGATCGGTACTACTAAATTTGCTTGGACGTTAATACTTTGCAAAAATTCTACGTGACACTGGCTCAAACCTGCTTCAAGAATGTTCTGAATTGCTCTTACCCTGCCAGCTTGATATTGATATGTATATTCTACTGGAAAGCAGTTGGGATCGTAAACCTGTCCTAAAATTGATAACTTATCATCTATCACGTCTTCTACTAACACCTTGCCTTCCCAAGTGTGGAGAAAATGATAAACGATTACTCGATCGGCGTTTAATAAATGCCTGACTTCTTGCACGATGGTTTGCAAAATAGTCGGTAAATCTAAAGTACTGCGAATTTGATTGGTAACTTGCTTGAGTACTTTAGCTAGTTCCAGAGATTGCTGCAATTCGCTAGTTGTTTGCTGCAATTCTTCTGTCCGATCTTTGACTTCGTTTTCAAGATTGGCATTCATGGCTTGTATTTGGTGATAAAGTTGATAATGCTGAATTGCCATTAAAAAGTGATTGCCTAAAGCTTGAATCAGTTCAATTTCTTCTGTTGTCCATTCCCGTAATTGACCTTTTTTTAACTCTCGCCAAGCTTGAAAAGATTGGCGAGGAGCTAATTGTTGATTGTTAGAATCGAATCTGCCCGCCCACCAGATTTCCGTGTTAATTTCATTGCTAAAAATAGTTAAATATCCAATAAATTGTTGGCAGTACTGAAGAGGCATCACCAACAAACTGCGAATTCCTTGATTGCGAAATGCAGGAAGAAATGCTGCTAGATTGGTTTCGTTATATAGGTCTTTAATTATCCAGGGATCGGATATTCGACCACCTTTTACTTCTGGATGAGTAGCTTTTAAATATGAGTTAATCGCTGCCTGCCATAAAGGATTTTCTTCGATTAAATTATGGTTGTTTGTAGCAGGTAATTTTGGCTGTAATCCCCAGGTATATAACTGAGATGATGAATAATTATTCGGTGGTGTAATGTAAAGTCTACCGCCGCAACCTTGCAATGCAATTACTGTTTCTTCTAAGGCTGCTTGTAGGGGTGGAATTTGTCTGTTATGAAGTAAAGTTACTACTTTGTTAACGGTAGATTCCCGTTGGGCTTGTTGTCTGGCTTGACTGAAAAGAATTGATTGGGAAATGGCGATCGAAACTTGATCGGCTACTCGTTGCACGAATTCTAATTCATTAAGTGCGATCGCACGAGGTTCAGAGTGGTGAGATACTAATAATCCCCACAATTTTTCTCGATGTAAAATTGGTACAACTAAAGAAAACTGTACCCCCATTGCTAATAAGTATTGAATGTGGCAAGCGTCGGCTGCTCGATAATGTATATCGAGATTTTTCAAAGGTTTTCCTGTTTCTGCACAGTCTAGCGGACTAATACCAATTTTTTGGGAAGCCACGTTTACTGTCGAACGCTGACGAGCCTTTAAAAACTGTTCTCGAGCATCATTTGGAATATCATCTGCGGGGAAGTTTAAACCTAACAAAGATGGCAAGCTATTTGGCTGAACTGATTCGGCAATTACCTGTCCGCTACCATTAGTATGAAAACGATAAACAAGGGCGCGATCGGTTTGTAAAAAAGCCCGAATTTCTCCTACAGTTGCCGTTAAAATTTCTTCTAATTCTAGTGTTTGACGAATCCGATTAGTGATTCCATTTAGCAAAACTTCTTGGTTAATTTCTTCCTGTAGTTCTTGCGTATTATTGAGCAGGTTCATTCTTTATATCCACTAAAACTAATTGTATATAATAGTGATATGTTAATATTAAATTTATTTAAATAGCTTATTATATAAATTAAAAAAAATTCGTTTAAATTTACATAAATTAATTTACTGGATGAATAAATAACAAGAAAATTATTTAAAAAAGATTTTGTCATCTGTAATACTACTGAACAAGGTCATCCCAGAGGAATATAACCCCTGAAATAAAACTTTTTTACTATATTATGCAACTTAGGATAGGGTATGACAAGCTATAGAGATGACTAAGCTTAAGTATGTTCGCTGATTTAAACAGAGGAAATACTATGCCAGGTGGTCATGCTAGCCATAAAGGAACTTCCACAAAACCCAATACCAATGCTAATGATGTAATAGACGACGCTGCCGACCCCACCATAGATGTAGAGCAAATGGTCGATTTAGGTGGGGATTCTACTAGATTGGATGAAGCACCAGAAAATTCTGCTGCTACTGAAAGACCGAGCAATCAATCGAAATCTGAACGTAGCAAATAAGAGTTGGTTTGCCCACCGCTATAAGTCGTTAATTTTATGCGACATATAGCTGATAATTGATAGCCAATCGATTATCAAATCGCTATTTCACCCCAGCGCGTGATTTTTGCGATCGCGAAAATTGATTAATCTGTAAATACAATGGATTCACCCCGATCGAACCCCTAGCGCTAGGGGTTTTTGTTTGAATATTAAATCGGGCAGCAGAAATATCAAACTTTTTTCCAAAGCCCCTATACGAAATATCAAATTAACCGATAAATCCTTCTCTAGATTGATGAACTGCTGATTAACAATTTGGTTTTTTTTAAAAAGTTAACGCTTGAAAGTAATGAATGAGTACAGCAACAGTATTCATCAAAATTTCACAATAATACTATGACTTTTTCTAAACAGATATCCCAACGCTGGAAATATTTTTTAGGAAGCTTATTTTACTTAAGCTATGCCCCGAATGCAATGATATATTCCCGAAAGAGAGATGCCATTGAAAAAGCATTTACCCCAATAGAAACAGGAGAACCAGTGTAAATGATAAAGGATGAATTAGAAAAAAGAAGATAAATCAGATATATTAATTAATATTTACCTAGATTGTTCATTTCATCCTTCAAACTTCATACTTTAACTTTATGAA
The Leptolyngbyaceae cyanobacterium DNA segment above includes these coding regions:
- a CDS encoding NAD(P)H-dependent glycerol-3-phosphate dehydrogenase, with the protein product MESNEETNHQKKSIAILGAGAWGSTLATLAKANGYDVRLWSRQSSQSLKDVLADAAIVISAISMKGVRPVVQQVQSLSISPQTIFVTATKGLDPSTTCTPSQIWQAALPSHSVVVLAGPNLSKEIQAGLPAATVVASANTDAAITAQILFNSSKFRVYTNADPLGVELGGTLKNVMAIAAGACDGLQLGTNAKAALLTRGLAEIIRIGNHWGANTDTFYGLSGLGDLLATCNSPLSRNYQVGYQLAQGKALPNILAALEGTAEGVNTTEVLVHLAEQQQIYVPISYQVYRLLKGEITPQAAVEALMLRDIKPE
- the lipA gene encoding lipoyl synthase, which produces MVVKPEWLRVKAPQWERVGTVKEILRDLSLNTVCEEASCPNIGECFHNGTATFLIMGPACTRACPYCDIDFEKKPKALDPTEPQRLAEAVRRLKLNHVVITSVNRDDLPDGGASQFVGCIEQVRAASPGTTIEVLIPDLCGNWEALAEILKASPEVLNHNTETVPRLYRRVRPQGEYQRTLELMMRSRQLAPWVYTKSGIMVGLGETDAEVREVMQDLRKVDCDILTIGQYLQPTQKHLKVDNFVTPEQFAAWQEFGESIGFLQVVASPLTRSSYHAEQVRALMERYPRNRF
- a CDS encoding DUF3370 domain-containing protein, with product MAKKTSNISLILYIAIFTFFSGLGYWLFSHKISKSPAPSAIAQETTPPAQPTSEIIVQRQPVKALPGQLDNIPMFNSNSPEWLKNDGILLSTFPPTGKSAPTAHLNFPFQGRFDVFIHHQTINPPELKTFYLGFLLYNPGSRPVTVDVLQAASYLTQDSPYIKLPNYVENPDNTVYAGPGDRAVHDVLQGKRQADFPAKLIIPPGQSRMLMNLPMSVRDYEKKQNGRSVLMRLRSNGKVYAASLAMFAKQNPDDSDRAPNLAEWQALLNAGNLAQPRDKIPTPPNQIGGQLIYGRVAGVSQGSRWQALLVDRPGTKDFTIPQPGEAVSYVISTVRGGRLGTDQNQSAKMLVRYPDTAYESHANYGVEYNINLPLYNPTNQIQKVAITLETPLKEERLSRGGLTFRKPSFGFPWFRGSVRLRYQDDGGKLVTRYVHLWQPMGEILEPLLQLQIPANSRRNVQLDFIYPPDSTPPQVLTVRN
- a CDS encoding Rieske 2Fe-2S domain-containing protein, yielding MDITGTVIESESLNTAEITENRDFLASSASPNEMPAGGSDRTRFDWKEAWYPVHYVDDLDKSKLTRFTLLGRDLVIWWDKNADCWRAFDDKCPHRLAPLSEGRIAEDGLLECPYHGWAFSGDGNCDRIPQKAEGQTPESSKRACVASLPTTTRQGLLFVYPGKAENAEKTKIPIVDALEESKEKWICINTFRDLPYDALTLMENVLDSSHLPYTHHRSVGNRSNAGPVELEVVESGKQGFKGVWEEGPRKGTLGKQNTTFIAPSLMWHDLTSKQFGRTLTVVYATPIRKGECRIFARFPFQFSAKLPGFFIKLTPRWYSHIGQNGVLEDDQIFLHHQERYLEELGGSANFAKAFYLPTKADSFVSQLRQWVNQYKAEPFPEATLSPALTKEKLLDRYYSHTIHCASCRTALANIQKLRMGLGIAAVALWAIMPLMALLLGQTAVFPVALLTGLTLVGGAAWLKLGNLEKQFYQGRDIPPRNLPEKKK
- a CDS encoding class I SAM-dependent methyltransferase, which encodes MRQGKPDIGYIPTDRELVEAMLDFAKVTSDDIVYDLGSGDGRVLIIAAQNYGARGVGIDIDPERIREANENILKAGVSNLVEIRQQDLFDCDFSEANVVFLYLLPHLNLRLRPQLFKQLKPGTRIISHDFYMGDWQPEKKIEIQVPEEAIIYYWIIPSEIPPEWCAFA
- a CDS encoding cytochrome ubiquinol oxidase subunit I; protein product: MMEFLSDTVVLSRIQFAVTAIFHMLWPVLTTGMAIYLVIVEGLWLKTRNPDYYYHARFWSKLYILNFGIGVSTGIPMGFQFGTNWAPFSEAVGNFFGSIIGFEASWAFMLEAAFLGIMVFGWERVNPAIHYMSTILVAFGANLSTFWILTANSWMQTPAGGEMIDGKFVVYDYFKAILNPFMAVSISHMFLATLETSLFVIGGITAWYILNKRHEAFFSIAFRIVLIAAIAIAPLQIYVGHLSAEQVYHRQPAKLAAMEAQWNTIPAGQSANWSIVALPNEKAQKNDLEIVIPNGLGYILELKKNLSAPVLGLKEWKYEDRPHLVGLIYYSFRVMVAIGFFLAGLMLITTLQWIRGKLSAENITQQRWLMRAWIFAAPLGYIAVESGWIVRCVGRQPWTVYGLVRTADSASHLPASNVLTSLTGFVVVYSLLFFTTLYFGSRIIRRGPRFDLPIPGSVQTEPVLDTTPGKFIPDERPAEAQQ